A genomic stretch from Desulfolutivibrio sulfodismutans DSM 3696 includes:
- a CDS encoding formate dehydrogenase accessory protein FdhE — MTSDCSSGCEASRTIRADAARLGREIVSLTPLLDAFVPLLAEQAEIQSTASGWTGDPPVFDPEVFCQGRPLLADSGFQNVAPDIPGAAARLLPVMARCFPGLAGDIDALAQALDADPGRAAAELMHMACGDCGEPLRGVAPDTAYFLARECVRPLVRRQAETLSPLFAELPWRFTTCPVCGGHPDFSWFKKVRDDAQYITGHGGPRFLRCADCAAWWRYKRISCPGCGNEEPSRLSFLHSPERPYERVDLCEECQTYVPCLDTTDMIHIPHPDVAALAMLPLEMLARDRGYRPLAALPWSLVLPDASRAA; from the coding sequence ATGACGTCCGACTGTTCATCCGGCTGCGAAGCCTCGCGGACCATCCGCGCCGACGCCGCCCGCCTGGGCCGCGAGATTGTATCCCTGACGCCCCTTCTGGACGCCTTTGTCCCGCTTCTGGCCGAACAGGCGGAAATCCAGTCCACAGCCTCGGGATGGACCGGCGATCCGCCCGTCTTCGACCCGGAGGTTTTCTGCCAGGGCAGGCCCCTTCTGGCCGATAGCGGATTCCAGAATGTCGCCCCCGACATCCCCGGTGCGGCAGCCCGCCTTTTGCCGGTCATGGCCAGGTGTTTCCCAGGCCTGGCGGGCGACATCGACGCACTGGCCCAGGCCTTGGACGCCGACCCCGGCCGTGCGGCGGCCGAGCTGATGCACATGGCCTGCGGCGACTGTGGCGAACCGCTCCGGGGCGTGGCCCCGGACACGGCGTATTTCCTGGCCCGGGAGTGCGTGCGACCTCTGGTGCGGCGTCAGGCCGAGACGCTTTCCCCGCTTTTCGCGGAGCTGCCCTGGCGATTCACGACGTGCCCGGTGTGCGGCGGACACCCGGATTTTTCGTGGTTCAAAAAGGTCCGTGACGATGCGCAGTACATCACCGGGCACGGCGGCCCGCGTTTTCTGCGTTGCGCCGACTGCGCCGCCTGGTGGCGTTATAAGCGAATTTCCTGCCCGGGCTGCGGCAACGAGGAGCCCTCGCGGCTGTCGTTTCTGCACAGTCCCGAACGTCCCTACGAACGGGTGGACCTGTGCGAGGAGTGCCAGACGTATGTGCCCTGCCTGGACACCACGGACATGATCCACATCCCCCATCCGGACGTGGCCGCCCTGGCCATGCTGCCCCTGGAAATGCTGGCCCGGGATCGGGGATACCGGCCCCTGGCGGCGCTGCCCTGGAGCCTGGTCCTGCCGGACGCCTCGCGCGCCGCCTGA
- the fdnG gene encoding formate dehydrogenase-N subunit alpha, producing the protein MGLSRRGFLKVTGAGVAGLALGRLGIDLAPVSAYAAGLKIDGCKEFISICPFCSCGCNTLVYSKDGKIISIEGDPDYPISGGGLCAKGASLKSLHTSPERLTKPLYRAPGSDKWEEKPWDWMMERIAARIKETRDRDFKEKNAAGQVVNRVESMFHLGSSQVSNEEAAVLHQMVRALGIVHFDHQARICHSSTVPALAESFGRGAMTNHYTDIGNADAILIMGSNCAEHHPMTFKWVIKAKEKGAVVMHVDPKFSRTSARSTFHVPIRSGTDIAFLGGMVKYILEKKKYFEQYMMEYTNASFIVGEKFSFTDGLFSGFDPKGKKYDKSAWAFEKDEAGLPKRDTTLKHPRCVYNLLKKHYDRYDTKTVSSVTGVSEKDILRVYEAYTATGRPDKAGTVIYALGWTQHSVGVQNIRLSAMVQLLLGNIGIAGGGINALRGEPNVQGTTDHALLYGYLPGYHNVPTANLQTLEEYLKAETPVTKDPKSVNWWSNRPKYVVSLLKSWYGDNATKENGFCYSLVPKLDPGMDCSHLYIFDRMYKGQIKGGTIFGHNPAQSIPNTHKVRKALNSLDWLVMGEVFHNETTDNWHAPGFDPKNVKTEVFLLPSAYRAEKEGTISNSGRWHMWHYKAAEPLGQSRNMGEMFVEIMNRVRALYAKGGTFPDPILKQDFPETFDADAVAKKCNGWFTKDVTIGDKQYKKGQQVPGFAQLADDGSTVSMCWVYCGGYPEAGNLAKRRDLAQTPMQAKIAMFPGFAWAWPMNRRVLYNRASVDPNGKPYNPERVVIAWEDGKWVGDVPDGAAPPMAMDKGTYPFIMTTEGRSQLYGPGRADGPFPEHYEPAETPLTVNPFSKQMNNPCMKVIESDMDKLAKNADPRFPIVLTSYSLTEHWCSGSETRNGPALLEAEPQQYIEMSHELAKEKGIANGDVVDVESLRGTCQAVAMVTVRIRPFTVAGKTLHLVGMPFAFGWTKPKCGDSINRLTVSIGDPNTTIPEYKACLVNLRKAEKVTEL; encoded by the coding sequence ATGGGACTGTCGCGTCGAGGGTTCCTGAAAGTGACCGGAGCGGGTGTCGCGGGATTGGCGCTCGGCCGGTTGGGGATCGATCTGGCCCCGGTTTCGGCCTACGCCGCGGGGCTGAAGATCGACGGCTGCAAGGAATTCATCTCCATCTGTCCATTCTGTTCCTGCGGGTGCAACACCCTGGTCTATTCCAAGGACGGCAAGATCATAAGCATTGAGGGCGATCCCGATTATCCCATCAGCGGGGGAGGCCTGTGCGCCAAGGGCGCGTCGCTCAAGTCCCTGCACACCAGCCCCGAGCGCCTGACCAAACCCCTGTACCGGGCCCCGGGCAGCGACAAGTGGGAGGAAAAGCCCTGGGACTGGATGATGGAGCGCATCGCGGCCCGCATCAAGGAAACCCGCGACCGCGACTTCAAGGAGAAAAACGCCGCCGGGCAGGTGGTCAACCGGGTGGAGTCCATGTTCCACCTGGGTTCCTCCCAGGTCTCCAACGAAGAGGCCGCCGTGCTGCACCAGATGGTCCGGGCCTTGGGGATCGTGCACTTCGACCATCAGGCCCGCATCTGCCACAGCTCCACCGTCCCGGCCCTGGCCGAATCCTTCGGGCGCGGGGCCATGACCAACCACTACACCGACATCGGTAACGCCGACGCCATCCTGATCATGGGCTCCAACTGCGCCGAGCACCATCCCATGACGTTCAAGTGGGTGATAAAGGCCAAGGAGAAGGGCGCGGTGGTGATGCATGTGGACCCCAAGTTCTCGCGCACCTCGGCCCGCAGCACCTTCCATGTGCCTATCCGCTCCGGTACGGACATCGCCTTTTTGGGCGGCATGGTGAAATACATCCTGGAAAAGAAGAAGTACTTCGAGCAGTACATGATGGAGTACACCAACGCCTCGTTCATCGTGGGCGAGAAGTTCTCCTTCACCGACGGCCTGTTCTCCGGCTTCGACCCAAAGGGAAAAAAATACGACAAGTCCGCCTGGGCCTTCGAAAAAGACGAGGCCGGACTTCCCAAGCGCGACACCACTCTCAAGCATCCGCGCTGTGTCTACAACCTGCTCAAAAAGCACTATGACCGGTACGATACCAAGACCGTGTCCTCGGTCACCGGCGTGTCTGAAAAAGACATCCTACGGGTCTACGAGGCATATACGGCCACCGGCCGCCCGGACAAGGCCGGGACCGTGATCTACGCCCTGGGCTGGACCCAGCACAGCGTGGGCGTACAAAACATCCGCCTCTCGGCCATGGTGCAGTTGCTTTTGGGCAATATCGGCATCGCAGGCGGCGGTATCAACGCCCTTCGCGGCGAGCCCAACGTCCAGGGCACCACGGACCACGCCCTGCTCTACGGCTACCTGCCCGGCTACCACAACGTGCCTACGGCAAATCTCCAAACGCTGGAAGAATATCTCAAGGCCGAAACGCCCGTGACCAAGGATCCCAAGAGCGTCAACTGGTGGAGCAACCGCCCCAAGTACGTGGTCAGCCTGCTCAAGTCCTGGTACGGGGACAACGCCACCAAGGAAAACGGCTTCTGCTATTCCCTGGTGCCCAAGCTCGATCCGGGCATGGACTGCTCGCACCTCTACATCTTCGACCGCATGTACAAGGGCCAGATCAAGGGCGGAACGATCTTCGGCCACAACCCGGCCCAGAGCATCCCCAACACCCACAAAGTCAGAAAGGCCCTCAACTCCCTGGACTGGCTGGTCATGGGCGAGGTGTTCCACAACGAGACCACGGACAACTGGCATGCCCCGGGATTCGACCCCAAAAACGTCAAGACCGAGGTGTTCCTTCTGCCCTCGGCCTACCGGGCGGAGAAGGAAGGCACCATCTCCAACAGCGGCCGCTGGCACATGTGGCACTACAAGGCCGCCGAACCCCTGGGGCAAAGCCGCAACATGGGCGAGATGTTCGTGGAGATCATGAACCGGGTGCGGGCGCTGTACGCCAAGGGCGGCACATTCCCCGACCCCATCCTGAAGCAGGACTTTCCCGAGACCTTCGACGCCGACGCCGTGGCCAAAAAGTGCAACGGCTGGTTCACCAAAGACGTCACCATCGGGGACAAGCAGTACAAAAAGGGCCAGCAGGTTCCGGGCTTCGCCCAACTGGCCGACGACGGCTCCACCGTGAGCATGTGCTGGGTCTACTGCGGCGGCTACCCCGAAGCGGGAAACCTGGCCAAGCGCCGCGACCTGGCCCAGACCCCCATGCAGGCCAAGATCGCCATGTTTCCGGGATTCGCCTGGGCCTGGCCCATGAACCGCCGCGTGCTCTACAACCGGGCCTCGGTGGACCCAAACGGCAAGCCCTACAATCCCGAGCGTGTGGTCATCGCCTGGGAGGACGGCAAGTGGGTGGGCGACGTGCCCGACGGCGCGGCCCCGCCCATGGCCATGGACAAGGGAACCTATCCCTTCATCATGACCACCGAAGGCCGCTCCCAGCTTTACGGCCCCGGGCGCGCCGACGGTCCCTTCCCCGAGCATTACGAACCGGCCGAGACGCCGCTTACGGTCAATCCCTTCTCCAAGCAGATGAACAACCCCTGCATGAAGGTCATTGAAAGCGACATGGACAAGTTGGCCAAAAACGCCGACCCCCGGTTCCCCATCGTGCTCACCAGCTACAGCCTGACCGAGCACTGGTGCTCCGGCTCCGAGACCAGGAATGGCCCGGCCCTGCTTGAGGCCGAACCCCAGCAGTACATCGAGATGAGTCACGAACTGGCCAAGGAAAAGGGCATCGCCAACGGCGACGTGGTGGATGTGGAGAGCCTGCGCGGCACATGCCAGGCCGTGGCCATGGTCACGGTGCGCATCCGGCCCTTTACGGTGGCGGGCAAGACCCTGCATCTGGTGGGCATGCCGTTTGCCTTCGGCTGGACCAAGCCCAAGTGCGGAGATTCGATAAACCGGCTGACGGTTTCGATAGGCGATCCCAACACCACCATCCCGGAATACAAGGCCTGCCTGGTGAACCTGCGCAAGGCGGAGAAGGTGACCGAACTCTAA
- a CDS encoding 4Fe-4S dicluster domain-containing protein has protein sequence MPKAFLIDTTRCTACRGCQVACKEWKNLPPVATKQTGTHQNPPDLTPFNFKLVRFSEHLDGGVVSWYFFPDQCRHCLDAPCKMAASDPEAIIQDADTGAVIYTDKTAKEDFNVIRGACPYDIPRQNPDTKALVKCDMCIDRVKANMLPMCVKSCAMGAMNFGSREEMLALAEKRLAEVKKTAPKAQLLNPKDVAVIYLVADDPKKYWKNAMAQAPSPLTRQQFLAKAFSPIRSITRSISG, from the coding sequence ATGCCCAAGGCGTTTCTTATCGATACCACACGGTGCACGGCCTGCCGGGGATGCCAGGTGGCCTGCAAGGAATGGAAGAATCTGCCGCCGGTGGCCACCAAGCAGACCGGCACGCACCAGAATCCTCCCGATCTGACCCCGTTCAACTTCAAACTGGTGCGCTTTAGCGAGCACCTCGATGGCGGCGTGGTGTCCTGGTACTTTTTCCCGGACCAGTGCCGCCACTGCCTCGACGCCCCGTGCAAGATGGCCGCCTCGGACCCCGAGGCCATCATCCAGGACGCCGACACCGGGGCCGTCATCTATACGGACAAGACCGCCAAGGAAGACTTCAACGTCATCCGTGGCGCCTGTCCCTACGACATCCCGCGCCAGAATCCGGACACCAAGGCCCTGGTCAAGTGCGACATGTGCATCGACCGGGTGAAGGCCAACATGCTGCCCATGTGCGTGAAAAGCTGCGCCATGGGGGCCATGAACTTCGGCAGCCGCGAGGAGATGCTCGCGCTCGCCGAAAAGCGCCTGGCCGAGGTCAAAAAGACTGCGCCCAAGGCCCAGCTCTTAAATCCCAAGGACGTGGCCGTGATCTACCTGGTGGCTGACGACCCCAAAAAGTACTGGAAAAACGCCATGGCCCAGGCGCCGTCGCCGCTGACGCGCCAGCAGTTCCTGGCCAAGGCCTTCTCGCCGATCCGGAGTATTACCCGCTCCATCTCCGGCTAA
- a CDS encoding transposase, with protein sequence MTVRRFGTIPPGLPGDGPWTRSPRRRIPVGFRVTGVRRLSRSGLSGASIARGRRIGRGSRLGGCGGLVAGNPYGEFDTKKWPDGNRKSSDDMDVIGFNDLVSSKQAARRFFLDFCWKNHQRFCPRCRERKLYRVSGGRRRCSRCCYTFHDFSRRFLNSCAFDCRQWLWFLKLFELEVPPRDMAAQLRVSYPTVLKGQDIVRRAIVAQALDATLLHRAGVWAGPGGKRPESAMRDSPVFGIIDVGGVVICDTLPELTPEELLLFKCNFRLRTASFGRVVYTAPYRNYLAMACCGPSLWPTDLVRHEDKRLPLDATDFWGLVKQRLGRVRGLPPVQFPLYLKEMELRYNCRNRDLLGVLAKALCAFVPDG encoded by the coding sequence ATGACAGTTCGACGGTTTGGCACAATCCCGCCCGGATTGCCCGGGGACGGCCCGTGGACGCGGAGTCCCCGCCGCCGCATCCCTGTCGGTTTCCGGGTGACGGGCGTCCGCCGTTTGTCCAGGTCGGGGCTGTCCGGGGCCAGCATCGCACGGGGTCGGCGGATCGGGCGGGGAAGCCGCCTTGGCGGGTGCGGCGGGTTGGTCGCCGGGAATCCATATGGAGAATTTGACACAAAGAAGTGGCCGGACGGGAACCGGAAAAGCAGTGACGATATGGACGTAATCGGCTTTAATGATTTGGTTTCTTCAAAGCAGGCGGCTCGCCGGTTCTTTTTGGATTTTTGCTGGAAAAACCATCAGCGGTTTTGCCCCAGGTGCCGGGAGCGCAAATTGTACCGGGTCTCCGGGGGGCGCAGGCGATGTTCGCGTTGCTGCTACACCTTTCATGATTTCAGTCGGCGTTTCCTGAATTCCTGCGCCTTCGACTGTCGGCAATGGCTGTGGTTCCTCAAACTGTTCGAACTGGAGGTGCCCCCGAGGGACATGGCCGCGCAGTTGCGCGTCAGCTACCCCACGGTGCTCAAGGGGCAGGACATTGTGCGACGGGCCATCGTGGCCCAGGCCCTGGACGCGACGCTCTTGCACCGGGCCGGGGTGTGGGCCGGGCCTGGAGGCAAACGTCCGGAAAGCGCGATGCGCGATTCCCCGGTCTTCGGTATCATCGATGTGGGGGGGGTGGTGATTTGCGACACCCTGCCGGAGCTTACGCCGGAGGAACTGCTGCTTTTCAAGTGCAATTTTCGCCTCAGGACCGCCAGCTTCGGGCGCGTGGTCTATACCGCGCCGTACCGCAATTATCTGGCCATGGCCTGCTGCGGCCCCTCGCTGTGGCCCACGGACCTCGTCCGCCACGAGGACAAACGGCTTCCCCTGGACGCCACGGACTTCTGGGGCCTGGTGAAACAACGCCTGGGGCGTGTGCGGGGCCTGCCGCCCGTGCAGTTTCCATTGTATCTCAAGGAAATGGAACTGCGCTACAACTGCCGGAACAGGGATTTGCTGGGGGTGCTGGCCAAGGCCCTGTGCGCCTTCGTGCCGGATGGCTGA
- a CDS encoding RNA recognition motif domain-containing protein yields the protein MSKNIYVGNLPFRASEDNVRDLFAQYGAVSSVKLISDRETGKPRGFGFVEMDDDTEAEAAIEALNGKDYEGRSLKINEAKPRESKPRRPAW from the coding sequence ATGTCCAAGAACATCTATGTCGGCAACCTGCCCTTCCGGGCCTCCGAAGACAACGTCCGCGATCTTTTCGCCCAGTACGGCGCCGTATCCTCCGTCAAGCTCATCTCCGACCGGGAGACGGGCAAACCGCGCGGCTTCGGCTTTGTGGAAATGGATGACGACACCGAGGCCGAAGCGGCCATCGAGGCCTTAAACGGCAAGGATTACGAAGGTCGCAGCCTGAAGATCAACGAGGCCAAGCCCCGCGAGTCCAAGCCCAGACGCCCCGCCTGGTAG
- a CDS encoding glycosyltransferase family protein: protein MQWPDDRPGCGRWNAMETLRIAWVGRHPLDAGMRAVCPGVAVVPLDPLQVLSFDDVVRLAGFAPEVIVYSDKSGPPPFSGLERYPCLTVFYCVDSHIHAWYPDYAQAFDLCAVSLRDHLPRFVSRLGAERVMWLPPFPRQEDRPKDAPKIHDLLFVGKVDPVLTPGRHAFLAELGRLVPGLCVTRGAYRDLFPTAKLVLNVAEGGDLNFRVFEALACGACLLTPEVGHGQSELFTPGEHLFTYPPMDVRAVAELTAGLLADAPRRERVAAAGEALVRSRHRPEHRAAALVDFIQGHRPFAGLIAARQATAASLFSRVLRPLYLHWAEALHPSPEAAVYLAMGRRSRAAC, encoded by the coding sequence ATGCAGTGGCCGGACGACCGGCCCGGTTGCGGGAGGTGGAACGCGATGGAGACCCTGCGCATCGCCTGGGTCGGACGGCATCCCCTGGATGCGGGCATGCGGGCCGTATGTCCCGGGGTGGCCGTCGTGCCCCTGGACCCGCTGCAGGTGCTCTCTTTTGACGACGTGGTCCGGCTGGCTGGGTTCGCCCCGGAGGTGATCGTCTATTCCGACAAGTCCGGCCCTCCTCCGTTTTCGGGCCTCGAACGCTATCCCTGCCTGACGGTGTTCTACTGTGTGGACAGCCATATCCACGCCTGGTATCCGGACTATGCCCAGGCGTTTGACCTCTGCGCCGTGAGCCTTCGCGACCACCTGCCCCGGTTTGTCTCCCGCCTGGGGGCGGAGCGGGTCATGTGGCTGCCGCCCTTCCCACGCCAGGAGGATCGTCCGAAGGATGCGCCGAAGATCCACGACCTCCTGTTCGTGGGCAAGGTCGATCCCGTGCTGACCCCCGGGCGGCATGCCTTCCTGGCCGAACTGGGACGGCTCGTGCCGGGGCTTTGCGTCACCCGGGGGGCGTACCGCGACCTGTTCCCCACGGCAAAGCTGGTGCTCAACGTGGCCGAGGGCGGCGACCTCAACTTCCGGGTCTTCGAGGCCCTGGCCTGCGGGGCGTGCCTTTTGACCCCCGAGGTGGGGCACGGCCAGTCCGAGCTGTTTACCCCGGGCGAACACCTGTTCACCTATCCCCCCATGGATGTCCGGGCCGTGGCCGAACTGACGGCGGGGCTTCTGGCCGACGCGCCGCGCCGGGAGCGGGTGGCCGCCGCAGGGGAGGCCCTGGTGCGTTCCCGCCATCGTCCCGAGCACCGGGCCGCCGCCCTGGTGGACTTCATCCAGGGGCATCGGCCCTTTGCAGGCCTGATCGCGGCCAGACAGGCCACGGCCGCCTCCCTGTTCTCGCGGGTGCTTCGCCCCCTGTATCTGCACTGGGCCGAGGCCCTGCATCCCTCTCCCGAGGCCGCCGTCTATCTGGCCATGGGACGGCGGTCCCGGGCCGCCTGCTGA
- a CDS encoding type II toxin-antitoxin system death-on-curing family toxin has translation MDTPFECVTLAEIVEANRRLITRFGGRHALMQPGSLEHALARVHGVIPGDPDLPTTTAKAAFLCLRLAQGHFFFDGNKRTAFWTCKATLHLNGFNLSLDTGDVVGRMVSMALKEMDVAAVECWLLTGLTRR, from the coding sequence ATGGACACGCCTTTCGAATGTGTGACGTTGGCCGAGATCGTCGAGGCCAACCGCAGGCTGATCACGCGCTTCGGCGGGCGGCACGCGCTGATGCAGCCCGGCTCCCTGGAGCATGCCCTGGCCCGGGTGCATGGCGTGATCCCCGGCGATCCCGACCTTCCCACGACCACGGCCAAGGCCGCCTTCCTGTGCCTGCGTCTGGCCCAGGGCCACTTCTTTTTTGACGGCAACAAACGCACCGCCTTCTGGACCTGCAAGGCCACCCTGCATCTCAACGGATTTAACCTCTCCCTCGACACCGGCGATGTGGTGGGGCGCATGGTGAGCATGGCCCTCAAAGAGATGGACGTCGCCGCCGTGGAGTGCTGGCTTCTGACCGGCCTGACGCGACGCTGA
- a CDS encoding winged helix-turn-helix domain-containing protein → MSLKTTIRLHLWLETGDTMVFGMGRVQLLDLIERHGSLRKAAAALGMSYRAAWCKLRATEQALGVKLVEAQAHKREGCRLTAQGQEFRERFRRWFDEVENCALTRAERLFPWPVAGFFEEREPEAPLPAPPPRGLSVTAP, encoded by the coding sequence ATGTCTCTCAAAACCACCATCCGCCTCCACCTCTGGTTGGAAACCGGGGACACCATGGTCTTCGGCATGGGGCGGGTCCAACTGTTGGACTTGATCGAGCGCCACGGCTCCTTGCGCAAGGCGGCCGCGGCCCTTGGCATGTCCTACCGGGCCGCCTGGTGCAAGCTGCGGGCGACCGAGCAGGCCCTCGGCGTCAAGCTGGTGGAGGCCCAGGCCCACAAACGCGAGGGGTGTCGGCTCACCGCGCAGGGCCAGGAGTTCCGGGAGCGGTTCCGGCGCTGGTTCGACGAGGTGGAAAACTGTGCCCTGACCCGGGCCGAGCGGCTTTTTCCCTGGCCCGTGGCCGGGTTTTTCGAGGAGCGGGAGCCGGAAGCGCCCCTGCCCGCGCCCCCGCCCCGGGGCCTTTCCGTCACGGCCCCCTGA